Proteins encoded by one window of Campylobacter concisus:
- the ccoO gene encoding cytochrome-c oxidase, cbb3-type subunit II, which produces MFAWLEKNPFFFAVCVFIVIAYAGVVEILPDFANRARPLEGTKPYTVLELAGKNIYIQNGCNTCHSQMIRPFKAETDRYGMYSLSGEFAYDRPHLWGSKRTGPDLMRVGNYRTTDWHENHMLNPASVVPGSIMPAYPFLFKKNADIETAYAEALTVKKVFNTPYDEKDMPALGTFEQANTNVKEQAASIVESMKDEQVKSAFAKGEIRQIVALIAYLNSLK; this is translated from the coding sequence ATGTTTGCTTGGTTAGAAAAAAATCCATTCTTTTTTGCAGTTTGCGTCTTTATCGTCATAGCTTATGCTGGTGTGGTAGAAATTTTACCTGACTTTGCAAATAGAGCTAGACCACTTGAGGGTACAAAACCTTATACAGTTTTAGAGCTTGCTGGAAAAAATATATATATACAAAATGGTTGCAACACCTGCCACTCACAGATGATACGTCCGTTTAAAGCAGAGACTGATAGATACGGCATGTACTCGTTAAGTGGCGAATTTGCTTATGATCGCCCTCATCTTTGGGGTTCAAAAAGAACTGGCCCAGATCTTATGCGTGTGGGTAATTATAGAACGACAGATTGGCATGAAAATCATATGTTAAACCCAGCCTCAGTTGTGCCAGGCTCGATCATGCCAGCATATCCATTTTTATTTAAGAAAAATGCTGATATAGAGACTGCTTACGCTGAAGCACTAACTGTTAAAAAGGTCTTTAATACGCCTTATGATGAGAAAGATATGCCAGCTCTTGGTACCTTTGAGCAAGCAAATACCAACGTGAAAGAGCAGGCTGCAAGTATCGTTGAAAGTATGAAAGATGAGCAAGTAAAAAGTGCCTTTGCAAAGGGTGAAATTCGCCAGATCGTGGCACTTATCGCCTATCTAAATAGCCTAAAATAG
- a CDS encoding cytochrome c oxidase, cbb3-type, CcoQ subunit, whose translation MDIRELQAYGYFILTAFLAITLYAYFFHLYKSEKQGRRNYEKYSRLALDDEIGSKILEQKATKESVCNG comes from the coding sequence ATGGACATTAGAGAACTTCAAGCTTATGGCTATTTTATTTTGACAGCATTCTTAGCTATCACTTTGTACGCTTATTTTTTTCATCTTTACAAAAGCGAAAAGCAAGGTAGAAGAAATTATGAGAAGTATTCAAGATTAGCCCTAGATGATGAGATCGGTAGTAAAATTTTAGAGCAAAAGGCTACAAAGGAGAGCGTATGCAATGGCTAA